The following coding sequences are from one Anguilla anguilla isolate fAngAng1 chromosome 12, fAngAng1.pri, whole genome shotgun sequence window:
- the LOC118209318 gene encoding uncharacterized protein LOC118209318 produces MGSGRGLARVIMEMRNEIKKLESENKALRGELELPPSGRETVGPSSVPPAFPHRHAAEETPSHANLRRNASAPTLERQYKENIIMTVRRYSISPNMRTVNRKSEKLTCGLDNAGVEARDTVDGHYSDWTTLQEENRGNAPALLDPASRDDSSISPKEKLTNRRSLQEYVHKNRAKVKTVTFLLPVEDIYTNRPFLANHRPDRNTYDLGVIVEKDS; encoded by the exons ATGGGTAGCGGCCGGGGTCTGGCTCGGGTGATCATGGAAATGCGGAACGAGATCAAAAAGCTGGAGTCGGAGAATAAGGCGCTGCGCGGGGAGTTGGAACTGCCGCCGTCGGGGCGCGAGACTGTGGGGCCAAGCTCGGTACCGCCCGcattcccacacagacacgcggCGGAAGAAACCCCTTCCCACGCTAATTTAAGACGAAATGCGTCTGCACCCACGCTGGAAAGACAATACAAGG AGAACATCATAATGACGGTGCGGAGATATTCCATCTCCCCTAACATGAGGACAGTCAACCGGAAGAGCGAGAAATTGACGTGCGGACTGGACAATGCGGGTGTGGAGGCACGCGACACTGTGGACGGACATTACAGTGACTGGACCACACTTCAGGAGGAAAATCGTGGTAATGCGCCGGCCCTGCTGGATCCCGCTTCCCGGGACGACAGCAGCATTTCCCCCAAGGAGAAACTAACCAACAGACGGTCCCTCCAAGAATACGTGCACAAAAACAG GGCTAAAGTCAAAACGGTCACGTTCCTCCTCCCTGTGGAAGACATATACACTAACCGGCCATTcctggccaatcacaggccgGACAGGAACACGTATGACCTGGGCGTGATTGTAGAGAAGGACTCATGA